DNA sequence from the Arthrobacter sp. V1I9 genome:
TGCCCGATCTCCGAGATTCCCCGGGCCAAAGAGCCCACCAGCTCCGGCTTGCTCCGCGAGGGGATGCTCACGATCGCCGCAGGCCGGCCGACTCCGCTCCAGCCAGGATTGCGGCCATCGCCGGTCCCCCATTCCCGCAGAACCTGCACGCAGGCCTGGAGCATGGCGGGGTCCACGGGCCGGGCTTCAGCTCCGGCCGCAAACAGCCCGCGCAAAGCGCCACCCCAGCCAAGATCAGTAAGCCTGGCCAGCACGCGTCCCTCGGCAAGGCCTTCCCCGGGCTTGAGCTTCCCCTTGACCGGGACTCCCAGCCGGTCCATGCCGCTGGGCCACTGCAGCCTGGCCTCCAAAACCCCGCCTGCCCTGCTCAGCGTCTGGCTGGCGGCTTCCGTAGCTGTTTCGGCGATGTCTGCCCGGAACCAGCGCCCGGCGCAGTTGTCGCACCGGCCGCAGGCGCGCGCGGTTTCGTCGTCGAGGACGGAGGTGATGTATTCCATTCGGCAGCCGGCGGTGTCCTGGTAAACCACCATGGAGTCCTGTTCGTCCACACGCGCCTCTGCTATCCGCCGGTACCGCTCGGCGTCGTAGATCCAGGGCTGGCCGGTGGACCGCCATCCGCCTCCCACCCGTTCGACCGCGCCGTCAACGGACAGGACCTTCAGCAGCAGTTCCAGCGGGGTGCGGCGGAGGTCAACCCGCGCCTCCAGCGCCACCGTGGAGAGCGCAGTACCGGCTTCCGCCAGGGCGGTAAGGACGGCCGCCGCCTTTTCTTCTGAGGGCATGGACGCGGTGGCGAAGTACTGCCAGATGTCGCGGTCCTCCGAGCCGGGAAGCAACAGGACATCGGCGTTGGCGGCACCACGCCCGGCACGGCCCACCTGCTGGTAATAGGCCACCGGGGAGGACGGCGCCCCAAGGTGGACCACAAAGCCCAGGTCAGGTTTGTCGAAGCCCATCCCCAGGGCTGAGGTGGCCACCAGTGCCTTGACCTGGTTGTCCTTCAGCAGCTGCTCGGCCCGTTCCCTGTCCGCTGGATCGGTGCGGCCCGTATAAGCCAGCACGTCGTGCCCGGCTTCGGCGAGGAGCCGGGCCGTATCCTCTGCCGCCGACACCGTCAAGGTGTAGATGATGCCGCTTCCAGGCAGATCGGCCAGATGTGTCAGGAGCCAGCCGAGGCGCTGCTTGGAGTCCGGCAAGGACAGGACGCCCATCCGCAGGGAATCACGGCCCAGCGAACCACGGATGGTGAGGACGCCGTCCCCAAGCTGCTCCTCGATGTCGTGCACCACCCGCGAGTTCGCCGTGGCGGTGGTGGCCAGCACCGGAACTGTCTCCGGCAGCTGGGTGATCAGGTCCGCGATCCGCCGGTAGTCGGGACGGAAGTCGTGGCCCCAGTCGGAGATGCAGTGGGCCTCGTCAATAACCAGCAGGCCGGTCCGCCGGATAAGCTCCGGCAGCTGGTTTTCCCGGAAGGCCGGGTTGGTGAGCCGCTCCGGGGAGACCAGCAGCACGTCCACCTGGTCCGTGGCCAGCTGCTCCCGGACGGTGTCCCATTCCAGCTGGTTGGCGGAGTTGATGGCAACGGCACGCACCCCGGCCCGGGCAGCGGCCGCCACCTGGTCCCGCATCAGGGCAAGCAGGGGCGAGACGATGAGCGTGGGCCCGGCACCGCGGCGCCGCAGCAGCAGGGAGGCAACAAAATAGACGGCCGACTTGCCCCAGCCGGTGCGCTGGACCACCAAAGCCCGCCTCCCGCCGTCGACCAGCGCTTCAATGGCTTCAAACTGCCCCTCGTGGAATGCAGCCCCGGGGTGTCCCACGAGCTCGCGGAGTACTTCCAATGCCTGCTGGTGGGTTGTGGAAGCGGAAGCAGGACCGGCGGATGGGGCTGCAGAGCCGGGCGGAAGACCGTCAAAATGCGGGGCAGGGTCAGAAATTGCTGTGGCGTGCTGGTTATCGACCATTGGTTCAGTATCCCAGCCGGCCCTGACACCAGGCACGCACGCAACCCTTATGTGGACAGAGCGGGAACACCGCGGTCGCCGGGACCCGCCGTCACATACAGCGCTTCCCAACCTGTCCACCGCAGCCACTTCCGCCGTCCACGTAAGATAAAGCCCGTGACTAGCGAACAGACAACGACTTTTGACCTTTCGGCATCCTTCAAGGCGTACGACGTGCGCGGCATTGTGGGCGAATCGATTACGGCCGAAATCGTCGAAGCCGTGGGGGCCGCGTTCGTGGATATCCTGCAACTCCAGGGCCAGACGATCCTGGTGGGCGGCGACATGCGCCCCTCCTCCCCTGAGTTCAGCAAGGCCTTCGCCAGCGGCGCAACGGCCCGCGGAGCCGACGTCGAACTCCTGGACCTGATTTCCACTGACGAGCTGTACTTTGCC
Encoded proteins:
- a CDS encoding ATP-dependent DNA helicase RecQ translates to MVDNQHATAISDPAPHFDGLPPGSAAPSAGPASASTTHQQALEVLRELVGHPGAAFHEGQFEAIEALVDGGRRALVVQRTGWGKSAVYFVASLLLRRRGAGPTLIVSPLLALMRDQVAAAARAGVRAVAINSANQLEWDTVREQLATDQVDVLLVSPERLTNPAFRENQLPELIRRTGLLVIDEAHCISDWGHDFRPDYRRIADLITQLPETVPVLATTATANSRVVHDIEEQLGDGVLTIRGSLGRDSLRMGVLSLPDSKQRLGWLLTHLADLPGSGIIYTLTVSAAEDTARLLAEAGHDVLAYTGRTDPADRERAEQLLKDNQVKALVATSALGMGFDKPDLGFVVHLGAPSSPVAYYQQVGRAGRGAANADVLLLPGSEDRDIWQYFATASMPSEEKAAAVLTALAEAGTALSTVALEARVDLRRTPLELLLKVLSVDGAVERVGGGWRSTGQPWIYDAERYRRIAEARVDEQDSMVVYQDTAGCRMEYITSVLDDETARACGRCDNCAGRWFRADIAETATEAASQTLSRAGGVLEARLQWPSGMDRLGVPVKGKLKPGEGLAEGRVLARLTDLGWGGALRGLFAAGAEARPVDPAMLQACVQVLREWGTGDGRNPGWSGVGRPAAIVSIPSRSKPELVGSLARGISEIGQIPYLGALQLAHGGPTGGRGGNSAYRLAGVWDRLVVGPELEAALGAVQGQPVMLIDDLTDSRWTVTVAGRALRQAGAGAVLPLVLAQAG